In the Candidatus Bathyarchaeia archaeon genome, AGGACACAAAGCGGTTTCATGGGGCAGACTTGACAAAACGGCGCGCTAAAGTACGTGTAGACAAAGCCGCCGGTTTCGGTTCCCGGGATGAGTTGGGTGCCGAATATGGCTTCTGAGGCAAAAAGTACGCTTACGATTATTATGAGAGCTAAGATGACGTAGCTGAGTTGATGGAATTTCTCGTTAAACTTTGGCGAAAAGTTGCGGTGCCTAATCTTCAAAGCTTTACGCAGACGCGTCATTAAATCCATGTATAAGCCGAAGGGGCAAATCCAGCCGCACCAGAACCTGCCCAGCAAAACCGACGCCACCGCAACCAAGCCGACAACGATGCCTAACCGCTCCAAGCCCGATATGTCATAGTTTACCCCAAAGCCGCGTCCAGTGTCCCAAAAGGGGTAAATGTAGGTCTGAATTTGCCAAAGCGGACACGTAAAGGTTCTGCCGCAGGGGAAGTAGCAGCTGAAAACGGGTATGGGTAACCCGTCAGGCATGAAGCTTAGCGAGGTGGTGCCGAGAAGGAATTCGTGGGGGGCGATTTGTTCGGCTGGTATGGGAAGGTTTTGGTGGTCAATAAATACGCCAAAAAAGAGCAAAAAGATGACTGCTATCTGCACAAAGAGGCGAAAGCTGCTGATTTTTCGGGTTTTTCGGCGGGTTCCCACAGTCGCTGCGACTATGGCTACGCTTCCTGCTACCGCGGCTAAAGCAATGACGGTGTAGTTGGGTTTGAACGCGGGAAGCGGAACAGGCGTGGGAAGAGGTGCATCGGGGTTGTTGGGGTCGGTGACGTTAACGTAGAGACGGTCACTTATGTGTCCCCGTATGGGAAAAATGTTCCAGAACCCTACCATGTCCAGTTTTTGGGTGACGCAAAATTCGCCTGTAACGTTGTCGGTTGGCACCAAGCAGTCTATCCATGTGTAGTCGGGTCTTGTGAATGTCACCCTGACTGTGAAGTTGTCTTCAGGCGGACAAATTTGACCCATAACAGTGACGGTTTCTCCAAGGTTTGTTTGAGTGCTGCTTACGTTGGCGATTATGCAGGGTCCATAACAAGGTAGCGGCGTCTCCGGAGCGGTTTGGGTTGTGTTCAAACCGTAGACTTGTTCGGTCATGTCTAGGTTTGTCGACAAGAAGAGCAGGGTTAAAACTAGTATTGCAGGCATCAAGGCGCATCTGGACAGCCTCTTCATTGTCATTCCCCTATCTTTGGAGATGTTAACCTGCTTGGTCTCTCCAAGTTAGATGCTTTTGGATGGTTTAAAAACGTTGGCGAATTTGTGTGTGGATAAAAAACTTATATCGGCTCTTTTCTTTCCTATTGCATGAGAGATAATTATGGGATACCGCTCACAAAGTAATCCACGACGTGGTTCTGACAAAAAAACGCAACGGTCCACCACCACTTCCAAACCTAAACCTAAAACTAAAAAAACTCCTAAATCATCCACAAAAAAGGTTGAACAAGTTGAACAAACTTCTGCGCCTTCACTGCAACAGGTCGAAGAAAAATTCTTAGCCAATCTAGAGCGGCTGGGCGAGCAGAAGTTTGCGGTTTCGCCGTTTAGTCAGTATTATGATGATTGGTTGATGAATCTTAGGCAAGAGGTTTCCCAGTTTGAGTCTGACCCTGCAGTGAACGCTGATGAAGAATTTGTTAAGGTTCGAACGCAATTTTTTGCTGACATCGAAGGAGAACTGGCTAAGCTGCGGCTTAAAGAAGCTGACTTGGATGCCTCCGCCAAAGCCCTCTCCGAAAGCAATCACCTGCTCGTAGAGTTGGATGCTCAATACGCCACTCAAACCCGTGTGCTTGCCCAAAAACGTAACAGCGAAATCGAAAACCTTACAAAAACCGTGCATGACTTCGAAGAGGAAATTGTACGCGTTGGTCAAATGAAAACCAGCTTTTTCGGCTTTACAAAACGCGCCAAACGCAAGAAAGAGGAGGAGTTAACTCAGCAGCTTACTGCCGCAAAAAAGGAGGCAGAGTTGGCGGTGCAGAATTTTGGGGTTGAACAGGAGAAGCTTCATGATGATTACGAGAAAAAGAAGCAAGAGACCATCGCGAAAGTGCAGAGTTTGGAGAAAGAGATTGTCGACATTGAAACCGACAAATCTTCTGAGCCCCGTAAAAATGTGGCTGCCGCTTTGACTGAGGCTGTAAAAGCTTTGGTTCAACGGAAAGAGGTTTCTTCTTCGCCTTCATCCGTCTAACTTTTCCTTTTATTTTTTGTGACGGTATAATGTACCTGCAATTTGGATAGACGAAACCAAACTTAGGGTGCCTGCGATAACAAAACAAACTGTGCTAACCCAAACAACGGGTGAGAGTAGCCCTACTAAGATGAAGATGAGGCGTTCGAAGCGTCCAAACAGGGCATAGTCGGTTTTCAATCCGCGGCGGTAACTTGCGAAGCGGCTTGCAAAAAGTGCCACCGAACCGATGACTGCCACAACGCCTATGGGCTGGATTATTCCTCCTGCGAGGGCTCCCAGAACCACGGCAAGCTCAGTTAGGCGGTCAGCGGTTGAGTCAAACATCATGCCAAATTTGGATTCCATGTGGAATTTGCGTGCAATTGTGCCGTCTAAAACGTCGCAGAAGACGCTTAGGACGCCGAAAGTGAACGCTAACGGGTACACGTGAAGGGCAAATAGTGTTCCGCAAGTTAACCCCAAGGCTAACCCTGAGGTGGTGAGGATGTTGGGCGTTAACCCATGGGTATAGGCGGCGCTGGCTATTCGAAATAACACGGCGTCTTTGCTTGAACGCATACTGTATAAGCCCAGCGGGTGTCCCTTCACTTGTTTTGCAGTGGGGCTAACAGTTAAAGGTATCTTCTTTTGAGTAGGGCTTAACCCTCTTTTGGTGATGTTGCCTAGACTGTTTTTTCATAAAATGTGTGTTTTCGTTCAGATGTCGCGAAGTTAGCCCTTGTTTCAGTCAGGCATCTAGGTTTTGTAGGTTTTTTCTGTAAGGTTTTCATGTTTTCATAAGTCTTATGAACAAATCTTAAATATGTTTAAATCCGCTTGGTGCTCCCTTGACCAAGCAACGAAAAGTAAATCGGAAAAGCATGGTGAGTAAAATGGAAAAAAACGATGCGGTAACGAAAGCTACAGAGACCTTAAAGAATAATAACGTAAGGTGGGTGCACTCCGCGTTTGTCGATGTCCGCGGAATACTTCAAGACATGGTTCTTCCAGCTCGAGACTACCTTAGTGGAGAGGCATTCACGGCTGGCATCGGTTTTGATGGTTCCTCTGTCAGAGGCTTCAAATCCATTGAAGAATCAGACATGATTTTCATGCCCGACCCCAAAACCTTGTCAATAATGCCATGGGTCACTGATGAGAAACAGAAAAGTGCCATCGTCCTTGGCGACGTTTTTGAATGTTATGGAGGAAAAGAACCTTCAGTTGTTGACCCAAGAAGCTATGTAGCTAAACGAGCCGTAGCAGAAGCCGCAGCGATGGGTTACACGGGGATTTTTGCTCCTGAATTGGAGTTTTTCGTTTTCTCCTCCATTGACCCCACAAAGCTTGTCTGGGACATGTGGGTAAGCCCCAAAGGCGGCGAAGGCGACTCATGGGGTGCCCCAAGAATTGTTCCCCAATCCCCAGAAATTACCCCTGGAAACCACATTATTCGACCAAAAGAAGCCTACTACCGCACGCCCCCTGAAGACACAACGGTGGAGTTCCGCAACGAAGTTTCACAGGTCCTTGAGGACAATTTCGGGTTAACAATCGAGAAACATCACCACGAGGTCGCAACAGTGGGTCAGGTAGAAATCGACTACAAATATGGTCCCCTCATAGACACCGCTGACCGCGCCATGTACTACAAGTTTGTGACCAAAAACATAGCCCACAAACACGGGTTAGTAGCAACCTTCATGCCTAAACCGGTCTACTTGGACAACGCCAGCGGCATGCACGTTCACCAATCGCTCTGGTCAGCAAACAAAACCGCAATGTACGACGAAAACGACCCATACGCTGAACTCAGCCAAGTCGGGCGATACTACATTGGTGGTTTGCTGGAGCACGCCAAAGCATTAACCGCCATTTGCTGCCCCACCGTAAGCTCCTACAAACGCCTCGTGCCCGGATTTGAAGCCCCAATCTACATTATGTGGTCTCGCCGCAACCGGTCCGCCTTAGCCCGCATACCCCTCTACTACAAAGGACCCGAATACGCCGCTCAAAAACGCGTCGAGTACCGTGGAGTTGACCCATCATGCAACCCGTACTTGGCGTTTTCATGCCTGCTCATGGCGGGTTTGGACGGAATCAAAAAGAAAATTGAGCCTGGCGACCCAGTGGATGAAGACCTCTACAAGCTTTCACCGCAAAAACGCAAGGACCTTGGCATCAAAGAGTTGCCAACCACCCTTAAAGACGCCTTGGACGAACTCAAATGCGACGAAGTTATACAACGCGCCTTAGGAAACCACATATACGAAGCCTTCGTGGAGCTAAAAACCAACGACTGGAACCAATACTGCCTCTACGTATCCCCCTGGGAAATCATGAAGTACCTCGACTGTTAACCTCTCTCTTTCTTTTCTTCATCTTTTTCTGTTTTAGAATCCAAAAACCTTAAGCCACTCTTTTCA is a window encoding:
- a CDS encoding 4Fe-4S binding protein, producing MKRLSRCALMPAILVLTLLFLSTNLDMTEQVYGLNTTQTAPETPLPCYGPCIIANVSSTQTNLGETVTVMGQICPPEDNFTVRVTFTRPDYTWIDCLVPTDNVTGEFCVTQKLDMVGFWNIFPIRGHISDRLYVNVTDPNNPDAPLPTPVPLPAFKPNYTVIALAAVAGSVAIVAATVGTRRKTRKISSFRLFVQIAVIFLLFFGVFIDHQNLPIPAEQIAPHEFLLGTTSLSFMPDGLPIPVFSCYFPCGRTFTCPLWQIQTYIYPFWDTGRGFGVNYDISGLERLGIVVGLVAVASVLLGRFWCGWICPFGLYMDLMTRLRKALKIRHRNFSPKFNEKFHQLSYVILALIIIVSVLFASEAIFGTQLIPGTETGGFVYTYFSAPFCQVCPMKPLCVLLQVSMGVMRPEWVVEGTTGAFYQLGQYLTSLNLTIFAIVTVGAFFFRRSWCRICPLGGLIALFNRFQPFKRISGVRLEKVQEKCTKCGVCKRVCPTQVEEVYEAKGGDVTTSQCLLCLRCVEMCPEKDCLQFKVAGKTVCRSRNWVEKP
- a CDS encoding CDP-alcohol phosphatidyltransferase family protein; amino-acid sequence: MRSSKDAVLFRIASAAYTHGLTPNILTTSGLALGLTCGTLFALHVYPLAFTFGVLSVFCDVLDGTIARKFHMESKFGMMFDSTADRLTELAVVLGALAGGIIQPIGVVAVIGSVALFASRFASYRRGLKTDYALFGRFERLIFILVGLLSPVVWVSTVCFVIAGTLSLVSSIQIAGTLYRHKK
- the glnA gene encoding type I glutamate--ammonia ligase produces the protein MEKNDAVTKATETLKNNNVRWVHSAFVDVRGILQDMVLPARDYLSGEAFTAGIGFDGSSVRGFKSIEESDMIFMPDPKTLSIMPWVTDEKQKSAIVLGDVFECYGGKEPSVVDPRSYVAKRAVAEAAAMGYTGIFAPELEFFVFSSIDPTKLVWDMWVSPKGGEGDSWGAPRIVPQSPEITPGNHIIRPKEAYYRTPPEDTTVEFRNEVSQVLEDNFGLTIEKHHHEVATVGQVEIDYKYGPLIDTADRAMYYKFVTKNIAHKHGLVATFMPKPVYLDNASGMHVHQSLWSANKTAMYDENDPYAELSQVGRYYIGGLLEHAKALTAICCPTVSSYKRLVPGFEAPIYIMWSRRNRSALARIPLYYKGPEYAAQKRVEYRGVDPSCNPYLAFSCLLMAGLDGIKKKIEPGDPVDEDLYKLSPQKRKDLGIKELPTTLKDALDELKCDEVIQRALGNHIYEAFVELKTNDWNQYCLYVSPWEIMKYLDC